From the genome of Ictalurus furcatus strain D&B chromosome 4, Billie_1.0, whole genome shotgun sequence, one region includes:
- the nts gene encoding neurotensin/neuromedin N: MPVLNMCRMLARVSEPWQDDWYANKFQPAYDQRVSTAVSQTSQELYDLLTLCRLLQPRELDQEYLEVDQNSDRPLKRKSPYILKRQLHIKKARQPYILKRNSFY, from the exons ATGCCTGTACTAAACATGTGCCGGATGCTGGCGAGGGTTAGTGAGCCCTGGCAGGATGACTGGTACGCAAACAAGTTCCAGCCAGCTTATGACCAGAGGGTCTCCACTGCTGTGAGTCAAACATCGCAGGAGCTGTATGATCTCCTGACCCTTTGCAGACTCCTCCAGCCCAGAGAG CTTGACCAAGAATACCTTGAAGTGGACCAGAACAGTGACAGGCCACTGAAACGAAAATCTCCATATATTCTAAAGAGACAACTGCACATCAAGAAAGCAAGACAGCCATATATTCTGAAACGAAATTCATTTTACTGA